The genomic interval GCACAGTTCCACGCCGTGGACGCCCACTCTTGTAAAAAGAACGGATAGCCCTTGGTACGCACGACAATCTCTTGCAAGGCGGCCTCTGCAATGGTTGCCTCCTCGTCCAGGATCGGCTTGAGCACGGCCTGGGCAGCAGCATCGGCATCAAGTGCATTGATTTCCGGATACAGGAACAGCCGCTCTGCATAGGATTTCGCCTCACCTGCCAACCGCGCGACCTGAGGCAGCCCGGCCCCCACAAGCAGCACCGGCAGGCCTTCCTGAGACATTTTGTGCATGGAGACAATCAGGGCCCTGAGATCGGCCTCACTCAGGTACTGGACTTCGTCGATCAACAGAATCCAGCCTTTGCCTGCGGCCTGGGCCGCACGCCCGATAACGTTGAACAGGTCTGGCAGGTCGTATTGAAGATTGCCACTGTCCGCAAGGCCGGGCTCTGGCTCTACACCCACTTCCACACCGGCGATATCGATCTTGAAGATGGAGGCAAACCCACGCAGGCCCTTCAGGCCCTGATTTGCAATTTGCTTGGCGGCTTCCACGGTGGACAGAGAGCGCATGACCTTGCGCATTTCCGGGTAAAGAAGGCGCGCAAGGCTTTCCTCTTCCGGCGACTCGACCTTGGAGACCAGCAAGCCCGCTTGCTCTGCAATTTTCCCGACTTCATTCAAGAGCACCGTTTTGCCAGTCCCTCTCAAGCCAAGCAGCATCATGGAGCGCGCGCTGCGCCCGTTGATAGCCCGCCCACACGAAACGCGCGCGTGCTCAAGCACCACATCGCGGCCTGCCAGCTCAGGCGGTCTGCTGCCGGCGCCGGGTGCGAAAGGGTTGCGGTACGGGTCCATGGGCTGCCTCCAGAGAACGGTTATAGCAATAGATAGCGAAGTCTAGCGATTTTCGCTATCTATTAGTAGATTTCGGTAGCGTTTGCCCTTCGGCGCTGCAAATCAGCCCCCGTCCTACAGCTTGAACTCAGAATTATTCCCTTCCTTGTAGGGCGTTTCCCAAACATACTGGCAACCCGCTCAAACTGTTGCGACGGATTCGGTCGCGCTCTAGTCTCGGCTTGTCGTTGTGAAATCAGCGACCGGCTTTGACAGGCCGACGACTCAAGTTTCCGTTGCAGCGCTTAATGGCAGCTGTGCATGGGGCACATTCGTGTGCGCCGGGTCCTTGGGTACCGGTCTGTCAACCCATGTATAGCTGCCTCCATTCGTTTGACAGCGTTGCCAGGCGGCTCCACTACCCAAGGAGCTTACATGCGCAAGATGGTCCCCGATCCACCCTACTCCCTCGATTCCACCCAGGCTCTGCAAGACACACTGGTCCAGTCCTCAGAGTACATACTCTGCGCCCTGTCCGTGGCCCGCCAGTCCATACAACTCAAGCCTACCGCCCACAGCTCGATTGTGATGCAGGCCGTGATCCATGAAATGGAGGAGGTACAGAGCCTGGTGGAGTCGGCATTGATGCAATTGCAGATGCGGCCGCACTTACCCAGTGAGCCGTACATCTTGCACTAGCAGGCCAGGCCTCTTCGCGGCTAAAGCCGCTCCCACAGGTTATCTCCGCCCTCAGGCACTGCACAGCACCTGTGGGAGCGGGTTCACCCGCGAAGAGACCAGCCCAGGCAACCCAGAACCCAGGGAAACAAATCAATGCCCACCGACAACACACAAGAAGCCACCACCGTCGGCAAGACCTGCTTCTACCAAGGCGAAAACAACACCCACCCGCTGTTCCGCATCGAACCCGGCATCCCCTGCCAGGACGCCCGCGAACAGGCATCCGAACTGATGGGCTACGTGCGCGACCTGATCATCACCGGCCTGATGGACGGCGACCAGAAACTGATCTGGGCCTCGCACTACCTGAGCGCGATGGCCAAGGCGCTGCTGGATGATGCTGAATTGGGGATGATGAAAAAATAAGGCACAACCCAAAGCCCGTTTGTGCGCCGAGTATCGGACATACTTCGTACGAACGGGCTCGCCCCACTACCTGATGCGGTAGCGATAAAAAGGATCAGCACAGAGCTATCAAGCGCGCCAAGGAAATTCTTGATGTTGTACGAGGCAAACGCAGATGAGCGACAAATTCACCCCCGAAGACATGCCCATTCTTGAGCTGGACTTGAGCAATACCAAGCGCTTCGAGGCTTCCCGGTTTCTTGGTAGCCCCAAAACCATCGCGGCTTTCCTGGCAGAGGCGATGAAGGCTAACGACGCTCAAACCTTGATGCATGCTCTGGGTGAAGTGGCAAAACCCAAGGCGTGAATCAATTTGTGCAAGACGCAGGCGTCAATTGGGAATCTCTTAATAAAGCCTAAAGGGCGGCGATAAAACTCGTTTCACTACTATTCAGAAGCTCATGATACCCCTAGGATTTGAGGTAACTGATAGGCCGCTCAAGAGGCTCCCAGCCGCATAATAGAATACCGCCAGATAGGTACACCGGTGGAAAAAAACCTGCCCGGGCTTCAACGAAAAATGCCCTGAGCACCTTCACATCCAAGAGCTTCATCTCTCAGATGAAGTACCGCCTCAATAGGCATGTATCACCGAAGAAACCAGCCACATAACTTTTCCAGCTATTCGACATGGAAGAAATCAATCAGAAATCTATGCTGAACAAACATCATCTGACACAGGAAATTAGCTCATTATGACTATTATTCCCGGTTTTTTGGATATCAGGCCTCACAATCCAGTAGATGTTGAGGCAGCCTAGCAAGATTTTGTGCGATCCGTAGACGGCAATGTCGTAGAGGACCTGCTACCTCACCCCAGACCTTTTGAAAATGCGGACTTTCTCTTTCCAACCGTCCGTTCGGTGGCAGAGCCCAAATAAATAAAAACTGAGTTCGAGAAATCACCAGCTTTCATGAACAGGTACCCATTACTGATGGAGCGGTTGACAAATGAGGATCCAGACTGGCGCCCCTTGCTTTTTGGGGGTACCGGCTCCTATCCGCAGTGGTTCTCAACTGAAGTCATACGCCTATTTCGACCTCCGACTCAGCGAATTCTCAAAAAGGCTAACAGTCAGATAAAGGAGACGAAGAGGCACTTCAAGATCAACAGTTCCACGGGTATTCTTGTGTTCGCAAATGATGGTTTTACCGCCCTTGAGCCCCATTTCGTGCAGGCCTTAGCAAGTAATCTCCTTGTTAATTCTTACTCTTCAATTGATTGTTTTCTCTACATGACCGCAAATCGATACGTAGAGGTTGATGGCAGTGACGGGATTCGCTTATAGCCCTTGTACTCCGTGACCTCCAGCCGGATTAGGCTGACGGAGCAATCACATCCTACAGACGGGACATCAGATTATTTTTAAATTCCAACAGCTTCTGCTTAGGCTGGTCGTACAATGTTGAATACCTCTCACTTGAAACTGGTTTTGGAGAGGACATACTTATATTCACGAATGCTAGGCAAAAGCCCCCGTTAGGAGGCTGATATTTACGGCAGCGGGATTTAGAATTGTAGTAAAAACCATCCTAGAGAATACAAGCCCCCAACAATATACTCTCTTGCTGGAGTATCTTTTTAAATTTCTCTTTGCAATCTATATCGGACAGCTCGTCTTGATCGTTCACCGAGATACTCAGAATGTCACCGACAAGACTCACGTCAGCTGTTCCAAACGCATTTCTAGCATCTTCAACACATGCTTTGAATTTCATGTCCAGTTCGTCTTGCGACAGATCGTCCTTCTGAAACTGGTGTAGCTTGAAGCTGTAGGTTTTCATAACACGACCTAGTGATCATTCCTGATAGGGGCAGTGTATTCGGTCTCGACCTCACTATCAACCACATGAACCATCCTACCTGTATTACTTTTCCCAGCCAGGAAGCACAGACAGGTTCCAAGCGCCCACTTCTCGCGGCGCGGGGCTTGAAATCAGTAGGTATTACTGCCCATGAGGATTTTGCTATAAAACACTTCTCCGAAAGAAGTGGCATCTATAGAGAACGGCATATCTGAAGTATCTCCACTTCGATTTAGTCTGCACCTAAATTTGAGTAACCCATAGTTTGCCAATAGTTGAGCTGCTGGTGCATCAACGCCTATCATCCCTTTTAATTGATAGCATTGCTTTAGCTGTTGCTGTAGATATGGGTTCATAGCCTTTATTACGTGGGCATAGATATCAAAAGTGTACTTACTTATCGTACCCAGAGTCAGGAGCGCAAAGGCACGCCCAAGCATTGCAGCAAGTTTAGGATGATCCAGCTTGTCCAGAATCATCAACGCCACTTCACCTACATTCTCTATTCCGGCATCATCAGCACAGTTCTCATTTAAGAACTCAATTCGCTTTTGGTTAGGCACCTTGTCAATCTCACAGAGAAAGGCAAGCATGTTCTTTGCGAAAAAGTATGCCGAAACTTTGTTTCCCATTTTGTACAAGCTAACGGCGATATTGAGGATGGGAATATCTTTCAATACGCCGTCAACTCCACTATCTTCCAACACAGAATCAATTGCAACTTCGCCGCCATCTTTGAAAAGCTCTAATGCTTGTTCGCTATTCTTGATCGTGGTGAGAAAATTACTAACGGCACCCATGAGTTTCTCCGCTGGCATGACAGGATACATCTGCCTCGGGGGTGGATTCCCCATAGCTTTTTGTGAAGACTTTATTAATCAGCTTGATTTTAATTCGGCATTGTCAAGTTCAATGCATTCCTTGATCAGTAAAGCATATTCAATCAACGTACTAAATAGAGACGACATAGTGTCGTGGTAAGCCCCAATAACTGCCCCCGGCCCTTCGTCTACTGGAAACTCAAGAAGGTCCACTAGCTTGGCGCCTCGGTGAGAGACAAAGTATGACTCAACGTAAGAGCGTACATCCCTCATACTTACATTACTCAACTCAGCTTGCATAGACTTAATTAGAGCATCAAAGTCCTTGCAGTAGCCGCCATTATGTACAATCAAATGGCGTAGCTTTTCTATCAATACAAATGCAACCCTATAGTTATTGCCTTTTCTCGCCTCGTATTCCCGGAAATGTGCAGAACGCTCCCGGAGTGCTTTTAGTTGTAGATACGGAGTGCCTTTGTTCTTACGGCGTGGGTTGTAGTAGTGGCTTAAGTCTTTTGATCGGTCGTATTTCCACCCATCAGGACGCACCCAAAGACTGCTGCCTCTAACGCCGCAGTCCGCGTATACTATCTCTATAAAGTCCTCAAACGCTTCATAGGCTTCTGCCAGTAGCCACTGATAGGTTTTGAGTTTATGCAGCGTGTTCAGCTCAATCTGGTCTTGCAGTTTATATGTCTTGGTTTTAATTGTGACTTCTTCAGAGGTCGAGGGCGATGTGTACCTTACGAAGTAGTAAGGACCGTGATCTTCTTTATCCACCCAATCTGGAAGCTGCTCATGGTGCTGAATCAGTTTCTTCCCCTGCTCATGGAAAATGTCAGCGGTCACTCTTTTATACACGTCAGCATTAGTGATTTTCTCTAAAAGCTGCTGAAATTCATCCTGCACTATCATTTCATCAATCCTTTGTTAAATTGAGTTCCAAGCCCAGTGCAGCTATAACATTGGCTCTTGCCTTTTCTCTAAACGGTGCAGGAATAGTTGTTGTGTTCTCACCGCCCGCGACGCGGAATGGAAAAATCACATTGCCTTCTGTCGCTGTCATAGCGAATCTGACATGAGCTCATGAGAAGCAACCTTACCTGCAAGCTCGACCCACCACTCCCCGTCAAATTGCTTCAACGATCCACCCACAAAGATTGTGTCTTTGTTGAACGACTTGATGTCACGCGGGCTGGCTTCTGTGTCCTTCGCCAAACACATCACCAAGTAGCAGGAGGCACCGTCACGAATCATTTCAACGTGGGTGCGTCGTTCGTTGTACCCT from Pseudomonas fortuita carries:
- a CDS encoding DUF3077 domain-containing protein, which produces MPTDNTQEATTVGKTCFYQGENNTHPLFRIEPGIPCQDAREQASELMGYVRDLIITGLMDGDQKLIWASHYLSAMAKALLDDAELGMMKK
- a CDS encoding ATP-binding protein, with the translated sequence MDPYRNPFAPGAGSRPPELAGRDVVLEHARVSCGRAINGRSARSMMLLGLRGTGKTVLLNEVGKIAEQAGLLVSKVESPEEESLARLLYPEMRKVMRSLSTVEAAKQIANQGLKGLRGFASIFKIDIAGVEVGVEPEPGLADSGNLQYDLPDLFNVIGRAAQAAGKGWILLIDEVQYLSEADLRALIVSMHKMSQEGLPVLLVGAGLPQVARLAGEAKSYAERLFLYPEINALDADAAAQAVLKPILDEEATIAEAALQEIVVRTKGYPFFLQEWASTAWNCAEGPEISLGDVVQSYSETLALLDAGFFRVRIDQLTPSEVLFVRAMSELGDGPYAVGDIAKAMGRTQSSLGPIRAKVIAKGMAYSTDHGVLDFTVPLFAEFMRRQG